A section of the Paralichthys olivaceus isolate ysfri-2021 chromosome 14, ASM2471397v2, whole genome shotgun sequence genome encodes:
- the grid1a gene encoding glutamate receptor ionotropic, delta-1 isoform X3: MDQSSRLGLDVSLQRVDRNVSRVFTDLFNTMRTEELNRYRDTLRRAVLLMSPRGAQVFIHQAVETNLASKDSHWVYANEEVSDPDIIELVHSSLGRMNIIRQIFPLWRDTNVRCMRNNHRISSLLCDPQEGYLQSLEVSNLYLYDSVLMLANAFYRKLEDRKWHSMASLNCMRKSTKPWNGGWSMLDTIQKGRISGLTGLMDFRAEGSNSHVQFEILGTSYSETFGKDVKRLASWDSTRGLNGSLKENRIESGMQGVTLKIVTLLEEPFVMVAENILGQPKRYKGFSIDVLDALAKILGFKYDIYQVGDGKYGSALSNGSWNGMIGELIGKRADLAISAITITPERESVVDFSKRYLDYSVGILMRKSEEKINIFSLLAPFDLAVWACIAAAIPVVGIMIFLLRRIQAVRCQNSAGGHPPPSVSTSLQSAIWIVYGAFVQQGSDSILGSVALRIVMGSWWLFTLIVCSSYTANLAAYLTVSRMDNAVRSFQDLSKQVDLVYGTVRDSAVYEYFRAKGTNPLEQDSTFAELWKTINKNNGFENSVSGPSDGIKKAKRESYAFLWDMAVVEYAALTDDDCTLTVAGNSMSTRGYGMALQHGSPYRDLFSQKILELQEKGDLDILKQKWWPKKGRCDLQSYTDAQPEGRALRLHSFAGVFCILAAGLLLALLVAALETWWNSNRCRREQPKEDKEVNLEQVHQRLNSLLDEDLAHKQLPGQSIEISALDIGSMQPSQSLEALSARDYSRGPRPMSVTTFLQEGHGPGRTLGAAAGRTLPLPLSSATMPSIRCKHRAPNGGLFRQSPVKTPMPMSYQPVPGGPIPEASELSHGTSI; this comes from the exons GCTGTGGAAACTAACCTGGCATCCAAGGACAGTCACTGGGTCTATGCCAATGAG GAGGTGAGTGATCCCGACATCATAGAGCTGGTTCACAGCTCTCTGGGGAGGATGAACATCATTCGTCAGATCTTCCCATTGTGGAGGGACACCAATGTTCGCTGTATGAGGAACAATCATCGCATCTCCTCCCTTCTCTGTGACCCACAGGAAGGTTATCTGCAGTCCCTGGAG GTGTCCAACCTCTACCTGTATGACAGTGTTTTGATGCTGGCCAATGCCTTCTACAGGAAACTGGAGGATAGAAAATGGCACAGTATGGCCAGTCTCAATTGCATGAGGAAGTCTACCAAGCCATGGAATGGAGGGTGGTCCATGTTGGACACCATCCAAAAG GGACGCATCAGTGGACTGACAGGACTGATGGACTTCCGCGCTGAAGGCTCCAactctcatgttcagtttgagATTCTTGGAACCAGTTACAGCGAGACGTTTGGGAAAGATGTGAAACGG CTGGCATCTTGGGACTCCACTCGTGGCCTGAACGGTAGCCTGAAGGAGAATCGGATAGAGAGCGGTATGCAGGGAGTGACGCTCAAGATTGTAACGTTACTG GAAGAACCTTTTGTGATGGTGGCAGAAAACATTCTGGGCCAACCCAAGAGATACAAAGGTTTCTCCATTGATGTTCTCGACGCCCTTGCAAAGATCCTGGGTTTCAAGTACGACATCTACCAAGTCGGAGACGGGAAGTACGGCTCAGCGCTCTCCAATGGATCTTGGAATGGCATGATTGGAGAACTCATTGGCAAG CGAGCTGACTTGGCGATATCAGCCATCACCATCACCCCCGAGCGTGAGAGCGTGGTGGATTTCAGCAAGCGCTACCTGGACTATTCAGTCGGAATCCTGATGCGCAAGTCCGAGGAGAAGATCAACATTTTTTCCTTGCTGGCACCATTTGATCTGGCAGTGTGGGCGTGCATCGCTGCAGCCATCCCTGTAGTGGGCATCATGATCTTCCTGCTCAGGCGCATCCAGGCAGTGCGCTGCCAGAACAGTGCAGGAGGACATCCGCCGCCTTCTGTCTCCACTTCACTTCAGAGTGCCATCTGGATCGTCTACGGTGCTTTTGTGCAACAAG GCAGCGACTCCATCCTGGGTTCAGTGGCTCTGCGGATCGTCATGGGCAGCTGGTGGCTCTTCACCCTCATTGTGTGTTCGTCTTACACAGCGAACCTGGCTGCCTACCTCACAGTGTCACGCATGGACAACGCTGTCAG GTCGTTTCAGGACCTGTCCAAGCAGGTGGACCTGGTGTACGGGACGGTGAGGGACTCGGCCGTTTACGAGTATTTCCGGGCGAAAGGCACCAACCCTCTGGAGCAGGACAGCACATTTGCGGAGCTCTGGAAGACCATTAACAAGAACAACGGCTTTGAGAACTCCGTCTCTGGCCCATCAGATGGGATCAAGAAG GCAAAGCGAGAGTCGTATGCCTTTCTGTGGGACATGGCGGTGGTGGAGTACGCCGCACTGACAGATGACGACTGCACGCTGACTGTAGCAGGGAACAGCATGAGCACCAGAGGCTACGGCATGGCCCTGCAGCACGGCAGTCCTTACAGAGACCTCTTCTCTCAGAA gaTTTTGGAGCTTCAGGAAAAAGGCGACCTGGACATCCTGAAGCAGAAATGGTGGCCAAAGAAAGGCCGCTGTGACCTGCAGAGCTACACCGATGCCCAGCCCGAGGGACGCGCGCTGCGTCTCCACAGCTTTGCCGGTGTCTTCTGCATCCTGGCTGCCGGGCTGCTGCTGGCCCTCCTGGTGGCGGCACTGGAGACCTGGTGGAACAGCAACCGCTGCAGAAGAGAGCAGCCCAAAGAG GACAAAGAGGTGAACCTGGAACAGGTCCACCAGCGTTTGAACAGCCTCCTGGACGAGGACTTGGCCCACAAGCAGCTGCCGGGCCAGTCTATCGAGATCTCTGCCCTGGACATTGGCAGCATGCAGCCCAGCCAGTCCCTGGAGGCCTTGTCTGCTCGGGACTACTCTCGGGGGCCGAGGCCAATGTCTGTGACCACCTTCCTGCAGGAGGGTCACGGGCCAGGAAGGACACTGGGTGCAGCGGCTGGCAGGACCTTGCCCCTGCCCCTCAGCAGTGCCACCATGCCCTCTATCCGCTGCAAACACAGGGCGCCCAACGGGGGTCTCTTCCGGCAGAGCCCAGTGAAGACGCCCATGCCAATGTCCTACCAACCAGTGCCAGGAGGACCTATCCCAGAAGCCAGCGAGCTCAGCCACGGTACATCTATCTGA